The following proteins are co-located in the Tardibacter chloracetimidivorans genome:
- a CDS encoding histone deacetylase family protein: MLQVVHHPGYVSPAAPGSRFTFDKYGLVMEALAAAGRAFALHEPRPMERHWIEAVHDPAYVEEVLSSTVPSSKERRIGFPVTARVARRSLLSSGGTWLAARLALRHGHAANSAGGSHHAQAATGAGYCVFNDLAIAANRLLAEGDAARILILDLDVHQGDGTALLLAGRPDVFTLSAHAEANYPARKAESSLDIALPDGVRDGEYLAMLGDVLPRVLDDFRPDLILYQAGVDSHAADRLGRLSLTDAGLEARDRLAMRAARLRGIPLASTLGGGYGEDRMAVARRHAASMLALADENMLTHPALEAEG; this comes from the coding sequence GTGCTCCAGGTCGTTCACCATCCCGGCTATGTCTCGCCAGCCGCGCCCGGCAGCCGCTTCACCTTCGACAAATACGGGCTGGTGATGGAAGCGCTGGCGGCGGCGGGCCGGGCCTTCGCGCTTCATGAACCCCGGCCGATGGAGCGTCACTGGATAGAGGCGGTGCATGATCCTGCCTATGTCGAGGAGGTGCTGTCCTCGACCGTGCCTTCGTCCAAGGAACGGCGTATCGGCTTTCCGGTCACTGCGCGGGTGGCCAGGCGGTCGCTTCTCTCATCAGGCGGCACCTGGCTGGCGGCGCGGCTGGCGCTGCGCCATGGCCATGCCGCCAACAGCGCGGGCGGGAGCCACCACGCGCAGGCGGCGACCGGTGCGGGCTATTGCGTGTTCAACGACCTTGCGATCGCCGCCAATCGCCTGCTGGCGGAAGGCGATGCCGCCCGCATCCTCATTCTCGATCTCGATGTCCATCAGGGGGACGGAACCGCTCTGCTGCTTGCAGGGCGGCCCGACGTCTTCACGCTCTCGGCCCACGCCGAGGCGAACTATCCCGCGCGGAAAGCCGAGTCCTCGCTGGACATCGCCTTGCCCGACGGCGTGCGCGACGGCGAATATCTGGCGATGCTGGGCGATGTGCTGCCGCGCGTGCTGGATGATTTCCGGCCCGACCTCATCCTCTATCAGGCCGGGGTCGATTCTCATGCCGCCGACAGGCTGGGGCGGCTCTCGCTGACCGACGCCGGACTTGAGGCCCGCGACCGCCTTGCGATGCGCGCCGCGCGCCTCAGGGGAATTCCGCTCGCAAGCACGCTAGGCGGCGGCTATGGCGAGGATCGCATGGCGGTGGCCAGACGGCATGCGGCATCCATGCTGGCGCTGGCCGACGAGAACATGCTGACGCACCCCGCTCTAGAAGCTGAAGGATAG
- a CDS encoding MBL fold metallo-hydrolase has product MFFEQIADGEGCQSYFIGCEKSCVAAIIDPALGQANRYVGLSHRSGLRVRFIIDTHTHADHFSAVRQLKQEFGAATVMHRESPSPHVDIRVEDGHLLPLGELRLNMIHTPGHTRDSMCVHVEDRVFTGDTLLIGGTGRTDLPTGDAEQLYDSLFDKLLKLDGETLVYPAHDYKGLGHTTIAAELANNPRLQKRERAAFVEMMRGLNLGAPRHLTEALRTNISGGKTVRQLLAEAASAIPFMSLEELSRRIGRQRNDFVILDVRERDAYGRGHVPGARHLARGQLEIRIDETFPDPDLEILTVCEFGKISTLAAATLRELGFRRVTALDGGMKSWRESGYPVETGEEPALLI; this is encoded by the coding sequence ATGTTCTTTGAGCAGATCGCGGACGGCGAGGGTTGCCAATCCTATTTCATAGGGTGCGAAAAGAGCTGCGTCGCGGCCATCATCGATCCCGCGCTGGGGCAGGCCAACCGCTATGTCGGCCTGTCTCACCGCAGCGGCCTGCGGGTGCGGTTCATCATCGACACCCACACCCATGCGGATCATTTCTCCGCCGTGCGGCAATTGAAGCAGGAATTCGGCGCGGCTACGGTCATGCACCGCGAAAGCCCCTCGCCTCATGTCGACATTCGGGTGGAGGACGGCCACCTGCTGCCGCTGGGCGAACTGCGGCTCAACATGATCCACACGCCGGGCCACACGCGCGACTCCATGTGCGTCCATGTCGAAGACCGGGTCTTTACCGGCGATACGCTGCTGATCGGCGGCACCGGCCGTACCGATCTTCCGACTGGCGACGCCGAACAGCTTTATGACAGCCTTTTCGACAAGCTGCTGAAGCTGGATGGTGAGACGCTGGTCTATCCGGCGCATGACTATAAGGGTCTGGGCCATACGACGATCGCGGCGGAGTTGGCCAACAATCCCCGGCTTCAAAAGCGCGAGCGCGCTGCCTTCGTCGAGATGATGCGCGGGCTCAATCTCGGCGCGCCGCGTCATCTGACCGAAGCGCTTCGTACTAATATCTCGGGCGGAAAGACGGTGCGGCAGCTTCTGGCCGAGGCGGCGTCGGCCATTCCGTTCATGTCGCTGGAGGAGCTTTCGCGGCGGATCGGCCGGCAGCGCAACGATTTCGTGATCCTCGACGTGCGCGAACGCGACGCCTATGGGCGCGGCCATGTGCCGGGTGCGCGCCACCTCGCGCGCGGCCAGCTCGAGATCAGGATCGACGAGACCTTTCCCGATCCGGATCTCGAAATCCTGACGGTCTGCGAATTCGGCAAGATTTCCACCCTGGCGGCGGCGACCCTGCGCGAGCTTGGCTTCCGTCGCGTGACCGCGCTTGACGGAGGGATGAAGTCCTGGCGCGAAAGCGGCTATCCTGTCGAGACGGGCGAGGAACCGGCACTGCTGATCTGA
- a CDS encoding peroxiredoxin, which translates to MTLSIGSTAPDFTAQTTQGEIRFHDWIGDSWCVLFSHPKDFTPVCTTELGYLARIQPEFEKRNCKIIGLSVDPVGDHDRWLADIKDATGGEVRYPIIGDHDLNVAKLYGMLPAGEAGTSEGRTAATNQTVRTVFLIGPDKLIKAMLLYPMSSGRNFDEVLRLLDSCQLTARHKVATPVNWRHGEDVIIVPSVGEEEARERFPGGWKAVKPYLRMVPQPID; encoded by the coding sequence ATGACACTTTCCATCGGCAGCACGGCGCCGGATTTCACGGCGCAGACCACCCAGGGCGAAATCCGCTTTCATGACTGGATCGGCGACAGCTGGTGCGTGCTCTTCTCGCACCCCAAGGACTTCACGCCGGTCTGCACGACCGAGCTTGGCTATCTGGCGCGAATCCAGCCCGAGTTCGAAAAGCGCAACTGCAAGATCATCGGCCTGTCGGTAGACCCCGTGGGCGACCATGATCGCTGGCTCGCCGACATCAAGGACGCGACCGGAGGCGAGGTCCGCTACCCGATCATCGGCGATCATGACCTGAACGTCGCCAAGCTCTACGGAATGCTCCCGGCGGGTGAAGCGGGGACGTCCGAAGGCAGGACGGCGGCCACCAACCAGACGGTGCGCACCGTCTTCCTGATCGGGCCGGACAAGCTCATCAAGGCGATGCTGCTCTATCCGATGAGCAGCGGCCGCAATTTCGACGAAGTGCTTCGCCTGCTCGATTCCTGCCAGCTTACCGCCAGGCACAAGGTCGCCACCCCCGTCAACTGGAGGCATGGCGAGGATGTGATCATCGTGCCCTCGGTCGGCGAAGAGGAAGCGCGCGAACGCTTCCCCGGCGGCTGGAAGGCGGTGAAGCCCTATCTTCGCATGGTGCCGCAACCGATCGACTGA
- the ubiG gene encoding bifunctional 2-polyprenyl-6-hydroxyphenol methylase/3-demethylubiquinol 3-O-methyltransferase UbiG, with amino-acid sequence MTASVEGPMTAATINPDEAAHFGRLAADWWNSSGESAMLHRLNPVRLAYVRERIDSHFGASRRDRHPLAGRTALDVGCGAGLLAEPLARLGAKVTAVDAAPENIAVARSHAAEMGLEIDYRAGEVGALRDEGPRFDLVTAMEVVEHVSDVPAFIAALAALVKPDGLVVLSTPNRTAAARLAMITLGEGLKMIPRGTHDWSSFLTPDELEQYLLNAGLKVSDRKGLGFSPARGFVLSDDLTLNYLMAATPAH; translated from the coding sequence ATGACCGCCAGTGTAGAAGGGCCTATGACCGCCGCCACGATCAATCCGGACGAAGCCGCGCATTTCGGCAGGCTCGCCGCCGACTGGTGGAACTCGTCCGGCGAATCCGCGATGCTCCACCGGTTGAACCCGGTGCGGCTCGCCTATGTGCGCGAGCGCATCGATTCCCATTTCGGCGCATCCCGGCGCGACCGCCATCCGCTGGCGGGCAGGACGGCGCTGGACGTCGGTTGCGGCGCCGGCCTTCTGGCGGAGCCGCTCGCCCGGCTTGGCGCGAAGGTGACGGCGGTCGACGCCGCGCCGGAGAACATCGCAGTCGCCCGGAGCCACGCCGCCGAAATGGGTCTGGAGATCGACTATCGCGCGGGCGAGGTCGGGGCCTTGCGCGATGAAGGCCCCCGGTTCGATCTGGTCACCGCGATGGAGGTGGTCGAGCATGTCAGCGACGTGCCCGCCTTCATTGCGGCGCTTGCCGCGCTGGTGAAGCCCGATGGGCTTGTCGTGCTTTCCACTCCCAACCGCACCGCCGCCGCGCGGCTCGCGATGATCACGCTCGGCGAGGGGCTGAAGATGATCCCGCGGGGGACACATGACTGGTCCAGCTTTCTGACGCCCGATGAGCTGGAGCAGTATCTGCTGAACGCAGGGCTGAAGGTGTCGGACCGAAAAGGGTTGGGCTTTTCGCCCGCGCGGGGATTTGTGCTGAGCGACGATCTGACGCTCAACTATCTGATGGCCGCGACGCCTGCCCATTAG
- a CDS encoding quinone-dependent dihydroorotate dehydrogenase, with the protein MPYRLIRPLVFRFDAERAHGLTIAALKMLPETGLRETSPRLRTSVAGLDFPSPVGLAAGFDKNAEVPDAMLRQGFGFVEVGTLTPRPQQGNPTPRLFRLAEDRAVINRMGFNNGGQAAAAQRLTRRLGRPGIVGVNIGANKDSDDRIADYTEGARAMAGLASYLTVNISSPNTPGLRALQSREALDELLDGVMTSRGAGGPPVFLKVAPDLEPADVDDIAGVAMARKIDALIVSNTTIDRPRELRSPLAGESGGLSGAPLKGRALEMLRQFRRATGGALPLIGVGGIGSAEDAYERIRAGASLVQLYTALVYEGPGLVRRINQGLARLLERDGFATLADAVGTEEK; encoded by the coding sequence ATGCCTTACCGTCTGATTCGCCCGCTTGTTTTCCGCTTCGACGCCGAACGGGCGCATGGCCTGACCATCGCCGCGCTGAAGATGCTGCCCGAGACCGGGCTGCGGGAAACATCGCCGCGCCTGCGCACAAGTGTGGCGGGGCTGGATTTCCCGTCCCCGGTCGGGCTTGCGGCGGGTTTCGACAAGAACGCGGAGGTGCCGGACGCCATGCTCCGGCAGGGCTTCGGCTTTGTAGAGGTGGGCACGCTGACGCCCCGTCCGCAACAGGGCAACCCCACGCCCCGGTTGTTCCGGCTGGCGGAGGACCGCGCGGTTATCAACCGAATGGGCTTCAACAACGGCGGGCAGGCAGCGGCGGCGCAGCGGCTCACGCGGCGGCTTGGCAGGCCCGGCATCGTCGGCGTCAATATCGGCGCGAACAAGGACTCGGACGATCGAATCGCCGACTATACCGAGGGCGCGCGGGCGATGGCTGGCCTCGCGAGCTATCTCACCGTCAACATTTCCTCGCCCAACACGCCGGGGTTGAGGGCGCTGCAATCGCGCGAGGCGCTGGACGAACTTCTGGACGGCGTCATGACGTCACGCGGAGCGGGTGGCCCGCCGGTGTTCCTGAAAGTCGCGCCCGATCTGGAGCCCGCCGATGTCGACGATATCGCGGGCGTCGCGATGGCGCGGAAGATCGATGCGCTGATCGTCTCGAACACGACGATCGACCGGCCGCGCGAACTCCGCTCTCCGCTTGCGGGTGAATCGGGCGGCTTGTCGGGCGCGCCGCTGAAAGGGCGCGCGCTGGAGATGCTGCGGCAGTTCCGGCGGGCCACGGGCGGCGCGCTTCCGCTTATCGGCGTCGGGGGTATCGGCTCGGCCGAAGACGCCTATGAGCGTATTCGCGCGGGCGCCAGCCTGGTGCAGCTTTACACCGCGCTTGTGTATGAGGGGCCGGGGCTGGTCCGAAGGATCAATCAGGGACTTGCCCGGCTGCTGGAACGCGACGGGTTTGCAACCTTGGCCGATGCCGTGGGAACCGAAGAGAAATGA
- the ggt gene encoding gamma-glutamyltransferase, with protein MVRLLLVLSLLALPFQAALAEGGMVSAADPRAAEAGREMLREGGSAVDAALAMMLALTVVEPQSSGIGGGGFLVHHDARNGGVTTIDGREVAPAAATANRFLNADGTRMGFREAVAGGLSVGVPGNVRLMEMAHGRWGRLKWSRLFKPAIKLADDGFKITPALHKRLEQMKVALRDFPAIRAHYYDASGAPKPVGARIKNPELARLLRHVAKHGAPGFYQGWPARRLSSAVATAPRNPSQLTEADLIAYRAEERPAVCGSYRGYRVCGMGPPSAGGIAIVQMLGMLERFDLKALGPNDPRSWHLISEAMRLAYADRDTYIADPGFVPVPVAGLIDPGYIRERSALISIDSVMAKALPGKPPGAGAWRYAPAAEVPSTTSFAAGDGAGNLVAVTSTIEGPFGSFLMANGFHLNNELTDFSFVPERGGLPVANRVEPGKRPRSAMSPTIVQGPDGKAMLALGSAGGPRIIMHVMKTLVGVLDWGLPVDQAIALPNIFLSGNAILVEKGTSLEAMRDQLTALGHIVTPAELGSKVNAVERRDGAWKGGADPRSEGVALAE; from the coding sequence ATGGTCCGACTTCTTCTTGTCCTCTCCCTGCTGGCGCTGCCGTTTCAGGCGGCCCTTGCCGAGGGGGGAATGGTTTCCGCCGCCGATCCGCGCGCGGCGGAGGCTGGGCGCGAGATGCTTCGCGAAGGCGGGTCCGCCGTGGATGCGGCCCTGGCCATGATGCTTGCGCTCACCGTGGTGGAGCCGCAGTCGTCCGGCATCGGCGGCGGCGGCTTTCTGGTCCACCATGACGCCCGGAACGGCGGCGTCACCACCATCGACGGGCGCGAGGTGGCGCCCGCCGCCGCCACGGCGAACCGTTTTTTGAACGCCGATGGCACCAGGATGGGATTCCGCGAGGCAGTCGCTGGCGGTCTGTCGGTCGGCGTTCCGGGAAATGTGCGGCTGATGGAAATGGCGCATGGGCGCTGGGGCAGGCTCAAATGGTCGCGCCTGTTCAAGCCCGCGATCAAACTGGCCGACGACGGGTTCAAGATCACGCCGGCGCTCCACAAGCGTCTTGAGCAGATGAAAGTCGCGCTGCGCGACTTTCCCGCCATTCGCGCGCATTATTACGATGCGTCGGGTGCGCCCAAGCCGGTCGGCGCACGGATAAAGAATCCCGAACTGGCCCGTCTATTGAGGCATGTCGCCAAGCACGGCGCACCCGGCTTTTACCAGGGCTGGCCCGCGCGCAGGCTTTCATCCGCCGTTGCAACGGCTCCGCGCAATCCTTCCCAACTGACCGAGGCCGATCTCATTGCCTATCGCGCGGAGGAGCGGCCTGCCGTCTGCGGCAGCTATCGCGGTTATCGGGTCTGCGGCATGGGTCCGCCATCGGCCGGGGGAATCGCGATCGTCCAGATGCTCGGAATGCTCGAGCGGTTCGATCTGAAGGCGCTTGGCCCCAATGACCCGCGAAGCTGGCACCTGATCTCAGAGGCGATGCGCCTCGCCTATGCCGATCGCGACACCTATATCGCTGACCCCGGCTTTGTGCCCGTGCCTGTCGCGGGGCTGATCGATCCGGGGTACATCCGGGAAAGGTCGGCGCTGATCAGCATCGACTCGGTCATGGCCAAGGCGCTTCCCGGAAAGCCCCCGGGGGCTGGCGCGTGGCGCTATGCACCGGCGGCCGAAGTGCCTTCCACCACCAGCTTCGCCGCGGGCGACGGCGCTGGCAATCTCGTGGCCGTCACCTCCACGATCGAAGGCCCGTTCGGCAGCTTCCTGATGGCGAACGGCTTTCACCTGAACAACGAGCTGACCGATTTCAGCTTCGTGCCCGAGCGCGGCGGCCTGCCCGTCGCCAACCGCGTGGAGCCGGGAAAGCGGCCGCGCAGCGCCATGTCGCCAACCATCGTTCAGGGGCCTGACGGCAAGGCCATGCTTGCGCTTGGCTCGGCGGGCGGGCCTCGCATCATCATGCATGTCATGAAGACGCTGGTCGGCGTGCTCGATTGGGGGCTGCCGGTCGATCAGGCGATCGCTCTCCCGAATATCTTCCTGAGCGGCAACGCCATTCTGGTGGAGAAGGGAACGTCGCTCGAGGCCATGCGTGACCAGTTGACGGCGCTGGGCCACATCGTCACGCCCGCCGAGCTTGGATCGAAGGTGAATGCGGTCGAACGACGCGACGGCGCGTGGAAAGGCGGGGCCGACCCGCGCAGTGAAGGCGTCGCGCTCGCCGAGTGA
- a CDS encoding AMP-dependent synthetase/ligase, with the protein MVRSFEDFPNLVSMFFSRARQHGDAPFLWRKHGDGWQPTSWAETARQVACLAEALAGLGLNRGDRVALVSENRPEWCIADLAIMAAGCVTVPTYTTNTERDHLHILENACAKAVFVSTPKLARTLLPAVVQSSECRTVIGFEPLRIGQQSDVTLYDLDRLVADCPADVTAAEQRAEALTRDDLACIIYTSGTGGAPRGVMQHHGGILHNVAGCFDIIANDFPDGTETFLSFLPLSHAYEHSGGQFLPIGIGGQIYYAEGLEKLASNIEEVRPTIMVVVPRLFEVLRARMVKTIEKQGKAAQWMLEQALRLGRVRYERGRLPLYEKPLDLLLERTFRPKVRNRFGGRIKAMVSGGAPLNSDVGLFFQSLGLTLLQGYGQTEASPVISCNRPGAGIRMDTVGPPLKGVEVRIAEDGEILVRGELVMHGYWRNDAETARVLKQGWLHTGDVGHLDDRGRLVITDRKKDIIVNDKGDNVAPQRVEGMLTLQPEIFQAMVHGDRRPHLVGLVVPDPEWARTWAAARGLPDDPAALSTSHEFQRAMMAAVDRVNANLSVIERVRRIILADAPFTVENEQLTPSLKIRRHVLRGVYAARLEALYRQ; encoded by the coding sequence ATGGTCCGGAGCTTCGAGGATTTTCCGAATCTGGTGTCGATGTTCTTTTCCCGTGCGCGCCAGCACGGGGACGCCCCCTTTCTGTGGCGCAAGCATGGCGACGGTTGGCAGCCGACAAGCTGGGCCGAAACCGCCCGGCAGGTCGCCTGCCTGGCCGAGGCGCTCGCCGGGCTCGGCCTGAACCGGGGAGACCGGGTGGCGCTGGTCTCCGAAAACCGCCCCGAATGGTGCATCGCGGACCTTGCGATCATGGCGGCGGGCTGCGTCACGGTGCCGACCTACACCACCAACACCGAGCGCGATCACCTGCACATATTGGAGAACGCGTGCGCCAAGGCCGTGTTCGTCTCCACGCCAAAGCTGGCGCGGACACTGTTGCCCGCCGTTGTGCAGTCGTCGGAATGCAGGACGGTGATCGGGTTCGAGCCGTTGCGCATCGGCCAGCAATCCGACGTGACTTTGTACGATCTCGATAGGCTGGTCGCCGATTGTCCGGCCGATGTCACGGCCGCCGAACAAAGGGCCGAAGCGCTGACGCGCGACGATCTCGCCTGCATCATCTATACGTCAGGTACCGGCGGCGCACCGCGCGGCGTGATGCAGCATCATGGCGGCATCCTCCACAATGTCGCGGGCTGCTTCGATATCATCGCCAATGATTTTCCGGACGGAACCGAAACCTTCCTGTCCTTCCTTCCGTTGAGCCATGCCTATGAGCATAGCGGCGGCCAGTTCCTGCCGATCGGGATCGGCGGGCAGATCTATTATGCCGAAGGGCTCGAAAAGCTTGCCTCCAACATCGAGGAGGTGCGCCCGACGATCATGGTCGTGGTGCCGCGCCTGTTCGAGGTGCTGCGCGCCCGCATGGTCAAGACGATCGAAAAGCAGGGCAAGGCGGCGCAGTGGATGCTGGAGCAGGCGCTGAGGCTGGGCCGCGTCCGCTATGAGCGGGGCCGTCTGCCGCTGTATGAAAAGCCGCTGGACCTGCTGCTGGAGCGAACCTTCCGCCCGAAAGTGCGCAACCGCTTCGGCGGGCGGATCAAGGCCATGGTTTCAGGCGGCGCGCCGCTCAACAGCGATGTGGGGCTGTTCTTCCAGTCGCTGGGGCTGACGCTGCTGCAAGGCTATGGCCAGACCGAGGCGTCGCCGGTGATCTCGTGCAACCGGCCGGGCGCGGGCATCCGCATGGACACGGTCGGCCCACCGCTGAAGGGGGTGGAGGTCCGCATCGCCGAAGACGGGGAAATCCTGGTCAGGGGCGAGCTGGTGATGCACGGCTATTGGCGCAACGACGCGGAAACGGCGCGGGTTCTGAAGCAGGGCTGGCTCCATACCGGCGATGTCGGCCACCTCGACGATCGCGGGCGGCTGGTCATCACCGACCGCAAGAAGGACATCATCGTCAACGACAAGGGCGACAATGTCGCGCCGCAGCGGGTGGAGGGAATGCTCACCCTGCAGCCCGAGATTTTCCAGGCGATGGTGCATGGCGACCGGCGGCCGCATCTGGTCGGGCTGGTCGTTCCCGATCCGGAATGGGCGAGGACCTGGGCGGCGGCGCGCGGGCTGCCGGATGATCCGGCCGCGCTCTCGACAAGCCATGAGTTCCAGCGCGCCATGATGGCGGCGGTGGACAGGGTCAACGCCAATCTTTCGGTCATCGAGCGGGTCAGGCGGATCATCCTCGCCGATGCGCCTTTCACGGTCGAGAACGAGCAGCTTACGCCGTCCCTCAAGATCAGGCGGCATGTGCTGCGCGGCGTCTACGCGGCGCGGCTGGAGGCGCTGTACCGGCAATGA
- a CDS encoding SPOR domain-containing protein produces the protein MGWKTGWFGALLLGGLLAACASVPPPPPTPEPVRPPPEPRPPYGAALNLPVPNPGPDGQFATVNSDIGPKETIWHLRAAFNVAALACGDGKAITSAYNRFLADRKQVLKKAWAAETSRHGRATLDRHMTLLYNYFAQPPALPGFCRAASAEVIRLSAVPPADFESYAGAALARLEAPIVAFYRAYHQYREDLAAWRATHGKEAAAASAASPTAEGVAADNPGTGEGWRIQIGAYTGRKAAEAAWEQVRRSAPGLAAYRPYYEEVPGRRRLVRVQLGSGSSRAAALALCASAAAGGFDCLPVNR, from the coding sequence ATGGGTTGGAAGACTGGCTGGTTCGGCGCGCTCCTGCTGGGCGGGTTGCTGGCCGCCTGCGCGTCCGTTCCGCCGCCGCCCCCGACACCCGAACCCGTCCGGCCGCCGCCGGAGCCGCGCCCCCCTTATGGCGCGGCGCTGAACCTGCCGGTGCCCAATCCCGGTCCCGACGGGCAATTCGCGACCGTCAACAGCGACATCGGCCCCAAGGAGACGATCTGGCATCTGCGCGCTGCGTTCAACGTCGCGGCGCTTGCGTGCGGCGACGGCAAGGCGATTACGAGCGCCTACAACCGCTTTCTCGCCGATCGCAAACAGGTGCTGAAAAAGGCCTGGGCGGCGGAGACGTCGCGGCACGGTCGGGCGACGCTGGACCGGCACATGACCCTTCTTTACAATTACTTCGCGCAGCCGCCCGCCCTGCCCGGATTCTGCCGTGCCGCCAGCGCCGAGGTGATTCGGCTGAGCGCGGTTCCGCCGGCCGATTTCGAGAGCTATGCCGGCGCGGCGCTTGCACGGCTGGAAGCGCCGATCGTCGCCTTCTACCGGGCCTATCACCAGTATCGGGAAGATCTGGCCGCGTGGCGCGCGACCCACGGCAAAGAGGCTGCGGCTGCAAGCGCGGCGTCCCCGACGGCGGAGGGTGTTGCCGCAGACAATCCCGGAACGGGCGAGGGGTGGCGAATCCAGATCGGCGCCTATACGGGCCGAAAGGCTGCGGAAGCGGCGTGGGAACAGGTGAGAAGGTCAGCCCCCGGCCTCGCGGCTTACCGGCCCTATTATGAGGAGGTGCCCGGGCGAAGGAGGCTCGTCAGGGTGCAGCTCGGCAGCGGGAGCAGCCGGGCGGCGGCGCTGGCGCTTTGCGCGTCCGCTGCGGCCGGCGGCTTCGATTGCCTGCCGGTCAACCGCTAG